From a region of the Nonlabens dokdonensis DSW-6 genome:
- a CDS encoding DoxX family protein, whose amino-acid sequence MKIFDLLLYFTIASFLFFGTTCLFSKHLRLEFTRFGLNTLQRLLTGVLQLIGAMGLIAGIFYTKIGIAASAGLALLMLAGFIVRLKIKDGIYKSSPAFIYLFLSCLICYKFIKLL is encoded by the coding sequence ATGAAAATTTTTGATCTCCTACTCTACTTTACCATCGCTTCATTCCTGTTTTTTGGGACGACTTGTTTATTTTCTAAACACTTGAGATTAGAGTTTACTAGATTTGGGCTTAACACCTTACAACGCCTATTAACTGGTGTTTTACAGCTTATAGGCGCTATGGGATTAATTGCAGGGATATTTTACACTAAGATAGGAATAGCTGCCTCAGCTGGACTAGCTCTTCTCATGCTGGCAGGTTTTATAGTTCGCCTTAAAATAAAGGATGGTATATATAAATCATCGCCTGCTTTTATCTATTTATTTCTAAGTTGTCTAATTTGCTATAAGTTTATCAAATTACTTTAA
- a CDS encoding DoxX family protein, producing MELSEIIEVVIKIAVGASILNVWLINRNKDSQWRGGNASSMEEEFKAYGLSKNMMVVVGALKCLFAVLLILSIYFYELELYAALGIAALMTGAIIMHIKINDPLKKSLPAAIFLVLSLLVIYI from the coding sequence ATGGAATTATCAGAAATTATTGAAGTAGTTATAAAAATCGCAGTCGGAGCAAGTATTTTAAATGTTTGGCTCATAAATCGCAATAAAGATTCTCAGTGGAGAGGTGGCAATGCCAGTAGCATGGAAGAAGAATTCAAAGCTTATGGACTGTCCAAAAACATGATGGTTGTAGTAGGTGCCCTAAAATGTTTATTTGCTGTTCTATTGATTCTATCAATTTACTTTTATGAATTGGAACTTTATGCAGCTTTAGGAATTGCAGCTTTAATGACTGGAGCCATTATCATGCATATTAAAATTAATGATCCTTTGAAAAAGTCCTTGCCAGCAGCTATCTTTCTAGTATTATCATTACTTGTGATTTATATTTAA
- a CDS encoding GAF domain-containing sensor histidine kinase yields MIAPPTPDNETKRQAAVEKYKLLDTMPEENYDNITSIISSICNAPISLITLIDKDRNFLKSRHGIDMSESPRELSFCGHAIAGEEEIMIVKDARKDVRFKGNPLVTDFKAIFYAGVPLVDSNGYKLGTLCVYDHEPRELDQHQIKSLKAMAKQVMSLFEERYKTFELEKLQIKLQDRNNELKDFAGIVSHDLKAPLSNIIMITQLLNDGDEKLSKQAKEYLGYLKESSTSMSRYIDGMLMFYRSDELVTDEYDSVSYVDLIEDVISMTVLDDSTKIHYIPENDTTLLTNEIALKQILINLVTNAVKYGDKEQTIIDITLKDHLHEYEIIIKDNGRGIPTDKIDSVFKLFFVAAEEDRHGKQGTGIGLATVSRLLEHMDGTISVSSEVGKWTEFIIHLPKREI; encoded by the coding sequence ATGATTGCTCCTCCTACACCTGATAATGAGACTAAAAGACAAGCTGCTGTTGAAAAATACAAATTGCTTGACACCATGCCAGAGGAAAATTATGATAATATCACATCTATAATTTCAAGCATTTGTAATGCTCCTATCTCACTTATCACTTTAATAGATAAGGATAGAAATTTCTTAAAATCTAGACATGGGATCGATATGTCAGAATCACCAAGGGAGTTGTCCTTTTGTGGTCATGCGATTGCCGGTGAAGAAGAAATAATGATAGTTAAGGACGCTCGTAAAGATGTAAGATTTAAAGGAAATCCATTGGTGACCGATTTTAAAGCAATATTCTATGCAGGTGTTCCCTTAGTGGATAGTAATGGTTATAAATTAGGTACTCTCTGTGTTTACGATCATGAACCTAGAGAATTAGATCAACACCAGATCAAGTCATTAAAAGCCATGGCAAAACAAGTCATGTCCCTTTTTGAAGAACGATACAAAACTTTTGAGCTAGAAAAGCTTCAAATTAAGTTGCAGGATCGTAACAATGAATTAAAGGATTTTGCCGGGATCGTATCACACGATTTAAAAGCACCGCTTTCTAACATTATTATGATCACTCAATTACTTAATGATGGTGATGAAAAATTATCTAAACAAGCCAAAGAATACCTAGGCTATTTAAAAGAAAGCTCTACAAGTATGAGCCGTTACATTGACGGTATGTTAATGTTTTATAGAAGTGATGAACTCGTTACAGATGAATATGATAGCGTAAGCTATGTAGATTTAATTGAGGACGTTATTTCTATGACTGTTTTAGATGATAGCACAAAGATTCACTACATTCCTGAAAACGATACTACGTTATTAACTAATGAGATAGCGTTAAAACAAATATTAATTAACCTTGTTACAAATGCTGTAAAATACGGTGATAAAGAACAAACAATTATAGATATCACACTTAAGGATCACCTGCATGAGTACGAAATTATCATAAAAGATAATGGTCGTGGGATTCCTACTGATAAAATAGACTCTGTATTTAAACTATTTTTTGTCGCTGCTGAAGAAGATAGACATGGAAAACAAGGTACAGGAATAGGTCTAGCAACAGTTTCAAGACTTTTAGAACATATGGATGGAACTATAAGTGTAAGCTCTGAAGTTGGTAAATGGACAGAATTTATAATTCACCTTCCTAAAAGAGAAATTTAA
- a CDS encoding PepSY-like domain-containing protein: protein MRNISFIILCLFLSLTASCQKNDDSKAPKAVLEAFAIKYPDEHDPDFEQDAHGYWEAHFKKDGEKYRADFYEDGTWRETENSIKDKEIPKAIQKAIKKEFPDRKITEAEHVMSATLGEFYDIEFKQKGKNMDVMYRKDGTKVKGK, encoded by the coding sequence ATGCGCAATATTTCTTTTATAATACTATGCTTATTTCTTTCTTTAACGGCGAGTTGTCAAAAAAATGATGATAGTAAAGCTCCCAAAGCTGTTTTAGAAGCTTTTGCTATAAAATACCCTGATGAGCACGATCCAGATTTTGAGCAAGATGCTCATGGTTACTGGGAAGCGCATTTTAAAAAAGACGGAGAAAAGTACCGCGCAGACTTTTATGAAGATGGTACTTGGAGAGAGACCGAGAATTCTATAAAAGATAAAGAAATTCCAAAAGCCATTCAAAAGGCAATCAAGAAAGAATTTCCTGACCGAAAAATCACCGAGGCAGAACATGTAATGAGTGCTACATTAGGTGAATTTTATGATATTGAATTTAAACAGAAAGGTAAAAATATGGATGTCATGTATCGTAAAGATGGTACTAAAGTAAAAGGCAAGTAG
- a CDS encoding SDR family NAD(P)-dependent oxidoreductase, whose product MKDQNDAVANDSSMTEVDTCIATLQKFIEDPKQIFDLPEKQRIALIKAAGQLSRPSKADYKRSKKDAKKAARRKEIERDKHARKETGIRSAREDVVFKAPKLLAAADLSQKETGELSTPRNCYVCKSMFTKLHHFYDQMCMDCGDFNYAKRFQNADVKGQVAVITGSRLKIGYHITLMLLRGGATVIATTRFPHDSALRFSQEDDFKEWGHNLHIHGLDLRHIPSVEIFCNYIEQKYDRLDILINNAAQTVRRPSGFYAHLMPNEELSFEELPEFAQETLTDHYNCLKELQLLAPSSSPNKNMPVTWHGPEPGIGLRASAKLSQIPYSFDKALVAQEVFPEGELDADLQQVDLRKTNSWRLKLGEIETTEMIEVQLVNSVAPFVLCNRLSEIMKKENTGQKHIINVSAMEGKFHTFHKEDRHPHTNMAKAALNMLTHTSAGTLAKYGIYMNAVDTGWVTDEDPIELSKRKQDVHDFQPPLDIVDGAARVMDPLFDGINTGKHWCGKFLKDYKPISW is encoded by the coding sequence ATGAAAGATCAAAATGACGCTGTTGCAAACGACTCTTCAATGACTGAAGTTGATACGTGTATCGCAACACTTCAAAAGTTCATAGAAGATCCCAAGCAAATTTTTGATCTTCCAGAGAAGCAGCGCATTGCTTTAATAAAAGCAGCTGGACAACTTTCCCGACCTTCAAAAGCAGATTACAAGCGTTCTAAAAAGGACGCCAAAAAAGCAGCTAGAAGAAAAGAAATAGAACGCGATAAACATGCTCGCAAAGAAACTGGTATCAGAAGCGCTCGTGAAGATGTGGTTTTTAAAGCTCCTAAATTACTGGCTGCGGCAGACCTTTCTCAAAAGGAAACTGGCGAACTTTCAACTCCTAGGAACTGCTACGTGTGTAAATCCATGTTTACCAAATTGCATCATTTTTATGATCAAATGTGTATGGATTGTGGTGATTTTAATTATGCAAAGCGATTTCAAAACGCCGATGTTAAAGGTCAGGTGGCCGTAATTACAGGATCTCGTTTGAAAATAGGATATCACATTACCTTAATGCTATTACGTGGTGGCGCGACAGTAATTGCAACTACTCGTTTTCCACATGATAGTGCGTTGCGCTTTTCTCAAGAAGATGATTTTAAAGAATGGGGACACAATTTGCACATTCATGGATTAGACTTGCGTCACATACCAAGTGTAGAGATTTTTTGTAATTATATCGAGCAAAAATATGATCGACTAGATATTTTAATCAATAATGCTGCACAAACAGTACGCAGGCCTTCTGGTTTTTATGCTCATCTAATGCCTAATGAAGAGCTTTCCTTTGAAGAATTACCAGAATTTGCCCAAGAAACACTCACAGATCATTACAATTGCCTAAAAGAGTTACAACTTTTAGCACCTAGTTCATCACCTAATAAAAATATGCCAGTTACCTGGCATGGTCCAGAGCCAGGCATTGGATTGCGCGCTAGTGCAAAACTTTCTCAAATTCCATATAGTTTTGATAAAGCTCTAGTCGCACAAGAAGTATTTCCAGAGGGTGAACTTGATGCCGATTTACAACAAGTTGACCTTAGAAAAACAAATAGCTGGCGTTTAAAACTAGGAGAGATAGAAACGACCGAAATGATTGAGGTGCAACTTGTTAACTCTGTAGCTCCTTTTGTGTTGTGCAATAGACTTTCTGAAATAATGAAGAAAGAAAATACAGGTCAAAAACACATCATCAATGTAAGTGCGATGGAAGGGAAGTTTCATACTTTTCATAAAGAGGACCGTCATCCACATACTAATATGGCAAAAGCAGCCTTGAATATGCTAACACATACCTCAGCAGGAACTCTTGCTAAATATGGTATTTACATGAATGCAGTTGATACCGGTTGGGTAACCGATGAAGATCCTATAGAACTTTCTAAACGTAAACAAGACGTTCATGATTTCCAGCCGCCACTTGATATTGTAGATGGTGCTGCTCGTGTGATGGATCCACTATTTGATGGAATTAATACTGGTAAACACTGGTGTGGTAAGTTTTTGAAGGACTATAAACCTATTAGCTGGTAG
- a CDS encoding EamA family transporter encodes MNRKTILIILAFFATYVFWGSTFLWNKMAVQELPPLMMPSVRFASAGTIIFIMARLLGYSLRVTRKQLFNSIIVGFLFLAYGNGVMVWALKYVDTGFAALLAALQPLFILLLMRLVQRKALQWKSVVGVVLGLTGMYILVSQKEITTQENMVLGIIMILTCILSWSTGSLYVAKADVPKNFFVSTGYQMLTASLLLALGSSLFGEEWKSPLNWSSSTYIAMICLIIFGGIAAFTAFNFLLKNISTEKVATSSYVNPVIALLLGWYFLDEEVTTQSIIAAAVMLTGVYFINSRKRDKNDMKPALKPR; translated from the coding sequence ATGAATAGAAAGACAATTTTAATCATTTTGGCATTTTTTGCTACCTACGTTTTTTGGGGTTCTACCTTTTTGTGGAATAAAATGGCTGTTCAAGAATTACCACCATTAATGATGCCAAGTGTGCGTTTTGCATCTGCTGGGACCATAATTTTTATAATGGCTAGATTATTAGGCTACAGTTTGCGAGTAACTAGAAAACAACTCTTTAACTCGATAATCGTAGGTTTTTTGTTTTTAGCTTATGGAAATGGGGTAATGGTATGGGCATTAAAATATGTTGATACGGGCTTTGCAGCGTTGCTTGCCGCTTTACAACCTTTATTTATTTTATTACTCATGAGGCTGGTGCAGCGTAAAGCTTTGCAATGGAAGTCTGTTGTAGGAGTAGTTTTAGGGTTGACTGGAATGTATATTCTCGTAAGTCAGAAGGAAATTACCACTCAAGAAAATATGGTTTTGGGAATCATAATGATACTTACCTGTATTTTAAGTTGGAGTACGGGCAGCTTATATGTTGCAAAAGCCGACGTTCCTAAGAATTTCTTCGTCTCAACAGGTTATCAAATGCTTACTGCCAGTTTGTTACTCGCTTTAGGAAGTTCGCTTTTTGGTGAAGAATGGAAATCGCCATTGAATTGGAGCTCATCAACTTATATCGCTATGATTTGTTTGATTATTTTCGGTGGAATTGCTGCTTTTACAGCTTTCAACTTCTTGCTTAAGAATATTTCTACAGAAAAGGTCGCCACATCATCTTATGTGAATCCAGTGATCGCTTTACTTTTAGGATGGTATTTTCTGGATGAAGAAGTCACGACTCAATCCATTATTGCTGCCGCAGTGATGCTTACAGGTGTATACTTCATTAATAGCAGGAAAAGAGATAAAAATGATATGAAGCCTGCTCTAAAACCAAGGTAA
- a CDS encoding IS1182 family transposase, whose protein sequence is MNTNFKDYNQQQNWLFPPSIEELIPEDHPVRVVNGVVEQLDLNLLISEYSKDGQPSYHPKMMLKIMVYAYMDNTYSSRKIEKAMGENINYMWLSGKQVADHNTIARFRSKKLKTIFKDIFKQVVLLLADEGLVTLKEVFTDGTKIESVAGRYTFVWGNAIKTRKKKMVEQLEQMWQYAQSIADDEDKDPTPPDFKEIDQDKVKQTAKKINKILSNNPKAGSKQKAKLRYIEKNFASNLEKYEQQEKILAKRNSYSKTDPDATFMRMKEDHMKNGQLKPGYNVQISSESQFVIHYSLHQQTTDYHTLKPHLQTYQYLYESMPDRVVADAGYGSEENYEYLEDNNVEAYVKYNTFDKEHKNYKTKKKASGKDDFHRDSLHYNEKGDYYVCPMGQRMEKQNDKKQRTKSGYLQYTSVYQAQNCNGCPLRSLCHKSANHRTIQRNHKLERHKEIARQRLNTELGEQKRIQRTADVEPVFAHIKSNRNFERFTHKGIQKAELEFGLHALAHNLKKKVA, encoded by the coding sequence ATGAATACTAATTTCAAAGACTATAATCAGCAGCAAAACTGGCTTTTTCCACCTAGTATTGAAGAGCTTATTCCAGAAGATCATCCAGTGCGTGTAGTTAATGGCGTGGTAGAACAGTTAGACCTAAATTTATTGATATCAGAATATAGTAAAGATGGTCAACCAAGTTACCATCCCAAGATGATGCTTAAAATTATGGTTTATGCCTATATGGATAATACCTACTCCAGTCGTAAGATTGAGAAAGCCATGGGTGAGAATATTAACTATATGTGGTTGAGTGGAAAGCAAGTTGCTGACCACAATACTATAGCTAGGTTTAGAAGTAAGAAACTAAAAACCATATTTAAAGATATCTTTAAGCAGGTAGTCTTACTGCTTGCTGATGAAGGTCTGGTTACTTTAAAAGAGGTCTTTACTGATGGAACTAAGATAGAGTCTGTGGCTGGTCGCTATACCTTTGTATGGGGTAATGCTATAAAGACTAGAAAGAAAAAAATGGTTGAGCAGTTAGAACAGATGTGGCAATATGCACAAAGCATCGCAGATGATGAAGATAAAGATCCCACACCACCAGACTTCAAAGAAATAGACCAAGACAAGGTAAAGCAAACGGCAAAGAAGATTAATAAAATCTTATCTAACAACCCAAAGGCTGGTAGCAAGCAAAAAGCTAAACTACGTTACATTGAAAAGAACTTTGCTAGCAATCTAGAGAAGTATGAGCAACAAGAAAAAATACTTGCCAAACGCAATAGTTACAGTAAGACCGATCCTGACGCTACCTTTATGCGCATGAAAGAAGACCACATGAAAAATGGTCAACTCAAACCAGGTTATAATGTTCAAATAAGTTCAGAATCACAATTTGTAATCCATTACTCCTTACATCAACAAACTACGGATTATCATACCCTAAAACCCCATTTACAGACTTACCAATACCTTTATGAATCCATGCCTGATCGAGTTGTCGCAGATGCTGGTTATGGAAGTGAAGAAAACTATGAATACTTAGAAGATAATAATGTTGAAGCCTATGTGAAGTATAACACCTTTGACAAAGAACATAAAAACTATAAGACCAAGAAAAAGGCTAGCGGAAAAGATGATTTTCATAGAGATAGCCTACACTATAATGAAAAGGGAGATTATTATGTATGCCCTATGGGACAACGCATGGAAAAACAAAACGATAAAAAACAGAGAACTAAATCTGGATATCTTCAATACACCAGTGTCTATCAAGCACAAAACTGTAATGGTTGCCCATTAAGAAGCTTATGCCATAAATCTGCTAACCATAGAACTATACAGCGCAATCATAAATTAGAGCGTCATAAAGAAATAGCTAGGCAGCGACTTAATACTGAGTTAGGAGAACAAAAAAGAATACAGCGCACCGCTGATGTAGAACCAGTTTTTGCTCACATTAAATCTAACCGTAACTTTGAAAGATTTACTCATAAAGGCATCCAAAAAGCTGAATTAGAGTTCGGATTACATGCTTTAGCTCATAACCTTAAGAAGAAAGTGGCATAG
- a CDS encoding cold-shock protein yields MSTGTVKFFNDAKGFGFITEEGSGQEHFAHVTGLIDEIREGDKVEFELKEGKKGLNAVNVRVID; encoded by the coding sequence ATGAGTACAGGTACAGTAAAATTTTTCAATGACGCAAAAGGATTTGGATTTATCACAGAAGAAGGATCAGGTCAGGAACATTTTGCACACGTAACAGGTTTAATCGACGAGATCCGTGAAGGTGACAAAGTTGAATTTGAACTTAAAGAAGGAAAGAAAGGCTTAAACGCCGTTAATGTTAGAGTAATCGACTAA
- a CDS encoding KTSC domain-containing protein yields the protein MKRINQYKKMFNVEKDINLKELKKSYRNLVKEWHPDKFQDGDPKKEEAEVMSRQIIDGYHFLVSIAPETKEAQLDEYTETITNTGFQDFDHKGRVLEVTFTDGKTYEYFGVDVKIFKKLINADNRYRFAKRNIFTSYLYRKSKKDLQEA from the coding sequence ATGAAGCGTATTAATCAGTACAAAAAGATGTTTAACGTAGAGAAAGACATCAACCTTAAAGAATTAAAGAAAAGTTACCGCAATCTTGTTAAAGAATGGCATCCTGATAAATTTCAAGATGGAGATCCTAAAAAAGAAGAAGCAGAAGTAATGAGCCGTCAGATTATAGATGGTTATCATTTTCTTGTAAGTATCGCGCCAGAAACTAAAGAGGCGCAACTAGACGAGTACACAGAAACGATTACAAACACAGGATTCCAAGATTTTGATCATAAAGGACGCGTTCTAGAAGTAACCTTTACTGATGGAAAGACTTATGAATATTTTGGTGTGGACGTAAAGATTTTCAAAAAGCTTATAAATGCCGATAATCGTTACCGTTTTGCAAAGCGTAACATTTTTACCAGCTATTTGTACCGTAAATCAAAGAAAGATTTACAAGAAGCTTAG
- the lpxD gene encoding UDP-3-O-(3-hydroxymyristoyl)glucosamine N-acyltransferase encodes MHSFTVQQINEVLQGELVGNTTHSITGVEEIRNAKKTDLTFIGNRKYAKFWADSNASVAIINDTIDLEPGENRAFVKVKNADLAMAKLLEAFQPETPVFETEIHPTAVIHETATIGKGVQIGAHCYVGKNVTLGDGVILYHNVSVFDDSTIGPQTVAWSGTVIRERSQIGAQCIFHNNVSIGADGFGYRPADDGRGLVKIPHIGNVVIGNGVEIGANSCVDRAKFNSTIIGDGCKIDNLVQIAHNCIMGRSCIMAGHSGLAGSVTLGDGVVIGGSASIKDHTTIESGATVGAGSGVMNNVKAGQTVLGYPAADSRDMLKQWVALRRLVK; translated from the coding sequence TCTATCACTGGAGTAGAAGAGATAAGAAATGCCAAAAAAACTGATCTTACGTTTATAGGCAATAGAAAGTATGCTAAATTCTGGGCAGACTCTAACGCCTCGGTTGCTATTATAAATGATACTATAGATTTAGAACCTGGAGAAAATCGTGCTTTTGTAAAAGTAAAAAATGCTGATCTTGCTATGGCAAAGCTTTTAGAAGCTTTCCAGCCAGAAACGCCAGTTTTTGAAACAGAAATCCATCCCACAGCAGTCATTCATGAAACGGCTACTATAGGAAAAGGAGTTCAAATAGGCGCACATTGTTATGTAGGCAAAAATGTCACTCTAGGTGATGGAGTTATATTGTATCACAACGTTAGTGTTTTTGACGATTCTACCATCGGTCCTCAAACTGTTGCCTGGTCAGGTACAGTGATAAGAGAGCGTTCTCAAATAGGAGCACAGTGTATCTTTCATAATAATGTAAGTATAGGCGCAGACGGCTTCGGTTACCGACCTGCAGACGATGGTCGCGGACTAGTAAAAATTCCGCATATAGGAAACGTTGTGATAGGAAATGGCGTGGAAATAGGAGCAAATTCTTGTGTGGATAGAGCTAAATTTAACTCTACTATTATCGGTGACGGTTGTAAAATCGACAATTTGGTACAAATAGCTCATAATTGCATCATGGGAAGATCTTGCATTATGGCAGGTCATAGTGGACTTGCGGGATCAGTAACATTAGGCGATGGAGTAGTCATAGGTGGAAGCGCAAGTATTAAAGATCATACTACTATTGAATCTGGAGCTACGGTAGGCGCAGGAAGTGGTGTGATGAATAATGTAAAAGCAGGTCAAACCGTTTTAGGCTATCCAGCTGCAGACTCTCGAGATATGCTCAAACAATGGGTTGCGTTGAGAAGACTTGTAAAGTAA